From Leptospira dzoumogneensis, one genomic window encodes:
- a CDS encoding aminopeptidase P N-terminal domain-containing protein, producing MDQNIFRKRIREVQNLLKESEVLLLFAAPQKIRNRDVEYKFRQDSDYYYLTGIEEEDGVLVLRRDFSAHFALPKDKEKEIWTGIRLGKEEIKKRLELDQSFDLGEWDPKISDILTNQFTLYHFFGKDSKRDSELLELISSLNRRLREGKFGPQRWEIPNFLHEMRMLKSPEEIEKLKESSRITALGHERLFKETKVGMYEFELESILESEYLKHGAWGGGYGHIVAAGKNATILHYTTNRAKIGDNELILVDSGAEKDYYTADVTRVFPSGKKFTSEQRTIYQLVLDVQKQAILDTKQGVEFNAVHEKTVKNLTSGLIDLGLLKGGLSEIIEKGEYRRFYMHRTGHYLGMDVHDVGRYFENGKSKPMQNGLVVTVEPGLYFDPTDETIPAGFRGIGVRIEDDVLVNGDNPVVLTSMIAKEVDEIEAMRG from the coding sequence ATGGACCAGAACATTTTTAGAAAACGGATCCGAGAAGTTCAGAATCTTTTAAAAGAGTCGGAAGTCCTTCTGCTATTTGCAGCTCCTCAGAAGATCCGTAATAGAGATGTGGAGTATAAGTTCAGACAGGATTCCGATTATTATTATCTGACAGGTATCGAAGAAGAAGACGGTGTTTTGGTCTTACGCAGGGACTTCTCCGCTCATTTTGCTCTTCCTAAAGATAAAGAGAAAGAAATTTGGACGGGTATTCGTTTAGGCAAAGAAGAGATCAAAAAAAGATTGGAGCTGGATCAAAGTTTCGATCTGGGAGAATGGGATCCTAAGATCTCCGATATTCTTACAAATCAATTCACATTATATCATTTTTTTGGAAAGGACTCCAAAAGAGATTCGGAATTACTCGAACTGATTAGCTCTTTGAATAGAAGATTGAGAGAAGGTAAGTTCGGCCCTCAGAGATGGGAGATCCCTAATTTTCTTCATGAAATGAGAATGTTAAAGTCCCCGGAAGAGATCGAAAAATTAAAAGAATCTTCCAGGATAACTGCTCTAGGCCACGAAAGATTATTCAAAGAAACCAAAGTAGGAATGTACGAATTTGAATTAGAGTCCATTCTGGAATCTGAATATTTGAAACATGGTGCCTGGGGTGGAGGTTACGGTCATATAGTCGCCGCAGGAAAGAATGCAACCATTCTTCATTATACAACCAATCGTGCCAAGATAGGCGATAACGAACTCATCTTAGTGGATAGCGGAGCGGAGAAGGATTATTATACCGCTGACGTTACCCGCGTTTTCCCGTCCGGGAAAAAATTCACCTCGGAACAAAGAACGATTTACCAACTTGTATTGGATGTGCAGAAACAAGCGATCTTGGATACGAAACAAGGCGTTGAATTCAATGCAGTTCATGAGAAGACTGTGAAAAATTTAACTTCCGGATTGATAGATCTTGGTTTGTTAAAGGGTGGCCTTTCTGAGATTATAGAGAAGGGAGAATACCGCAGATTTTATATGCATAGGACCGGGCATTATCTTGGAATGGATGTGCATGATGTGGGGCGCTATTTCGAAAATGGAAAGAGTAAACCTATGCAGAACGGACTCGTAGTCACTGTGGAGCCTGGACTGTATTTTGATCCGACTGATGAAACAATCCCTGCCGGTTTTAGAGGGATCGGAGTTAGGATAGAGGATGATGTTTTGGTGAACGGAGACAATCCTGTAGTTCTGACTTCTATGATCGCAAAAGAAGTAGATGAGATTGAGGCAATGAGGGGCTAA
- a CDS encoding M20 metallopeptidase family protein, protein MKTVSPTRTEELVRYRRFIHKHPELRYEEVGTADFVSQHLKSLGYIFQSGIAKTGIACLIDSGKPGKTLLVRADMDALPILEENKTDYTSVHEGVMHACGHDAHTSVLMGLASELKENPSAIVPKGRVLLVFQPAEEGGQGADRMIEEGILEKYDVSAALALHVWNHIPVGKVGVVDGPMMAAVDEFQITVQGISGHGAMPQHTVDPILVGSHIVTALQSIVSRNTDPLDSCVVTVGAFHAGHAFNVISETAELKGTIRTFTKEMFDKAPELFKRVVENTASAFGAKAIIRYERTNAPTINHPEMANLVRKASENILGPNSVTEEHAKTMGGEDFSAFLMKVPGCYFFVGSMNEEKGLVHPHHSSKFDIDETSLPIGLSVMKEAIRLYLETH, encoded by the coding sequence ATGAAAACAGTCTCCCCTACAAGGACCGAAGAATTAGTCCGATACCGCAGATTCATTCACAAACATCCCGAACTCAGATACGAAGAAGTAGGGACAGCGGATTTTGTATCCCAACATCTAAAATCCTTAGGTTATATTTTTCAATCCGGGATCGCAAAAACAGGGATCGCTTGTCTAATAGATTCGGGAAAACCGGGTAAAACTCTTTTAGTAAGAGCGGATATGGATGCTCTTCCAATCTTAGAAGAGAATAAAACAGATTACACTTCCGTTCACGAAGGCGTTATGCATGCATGTGGTCACGACGCTCATACTTCCGTTTTGATGGGGCTTGCCTCTGAGCTGAAAGAAAATCCAAGTGCGATCGTTCCAAAAGGAAGAGTATTATTAGTATTCCAACCTGCGGAAGAAGGCGGACAAGGCGCAGACCGCATGATAGAAGAAGGAATATTAGAAAAATACGATGTTTCCGCCGCATTAGCGCTTCATGTATGGAATCATATTCCTGTGGGTAAGGTGGGAGTCGTAGACGGCCCGATGATGGCGGCTGTAGATGAATTCCAGATCACAGTCCAAGGTATCAGCGGTCACGGAGCAATGCCGCAACATACGGTGGATCCTATATTAGTAGGTTCTCATATAGTCACTGCACTCCAAAGTATCGTATCCCGAAATACCGATCCTCTGGATTCTTGCGTAGTTACAGTGGGCGCTTTCCATGCAGGCCACGCATTTAATGTAATTTCAGAAACTGCAGAACTAAAAGGTACGATCCGAACATTCACAAAAGAAATGTTCGATAAGGCGCCTGAATTATTCAAAAGAGTCGTGGAGAACACTGCTTCCGCTTTTGGAGCAAAGGCAATCATCCGTTACGAAAGAACAAATGCTCCTACGATCAATCATCCTGAAATGGCAAATCTGGTCCGAAAAGCGTCCGAGAATATTTTAGGCCCGAACTCAGTCACAGAAGAACATGCAAAGACCATGGGTGGAGAGGACTTCTCCGCATTTTTGATGAAGGTCCCAGGATGTTACTTTTTCGTAGGTTCTATGAATGAGGAGAAGGGGCTCGTTCATCCGCATCACAGTTCCAAGTTTGATATTGATGAAACTTCTCTTCCAATCGGTTTATCTGTGATGAAAGAAGCGATTCGACTTTATTTGGAAACTCACTGA
- a CDS encoding PQQ-dependent sugar dehydrogenase has product MGPVSKIQKIYIYIIFLYFVFLAQCSKPGHSNIPLLPFLSGCSADRNPPCLKLTEIASGFNAPLFFVSPSGDADRTFVLEQGGKVRLIKNGTLLTSPFIDLGSEGLDLISFSGERGLLGLAFHPNYNTNGRFWVNYTRKSDGATVVAEYSRSSSDPDLANSGSGSILFTINQPFSNHNGGMMAFDTGGYLLVGMGDGGGSGDPDNEAQNLESSLGKILRIDIDNYPTPAPGNRPATGLENPHIWDWGLRNPWRFSLDRSTGDLYIADVGQNDYEELNIEPANTGIKNYGWRLTEGNHCYDPSIGCNTSGISFPKLEYNHFIGSSITGGYVYRGSNFPELSGRYFYGDFIRGKIWSILWDGTNITDQIEHTSEMGFSSNVSSFGEDSNGEVYVVDYNGKIFRIDLK; this is encoded by the coding sequence ATGGGACCGGTGTCTAAAATCCAAAAGATCTACATTTATATTATCTTCTTATATTTTGTATTTTTGGCGCAATGTTCCAAGCCAGGTCATTCTAATATTCCACTTCTTCCTTTCTTGTCCGGATGTAGCGCAGATAGAAACCCTCCTTGTTTGAAACTTACCGAGATCGCTTCCGGGTTTAATGCTCCCTTGTTTTTTGTTTCACCGTCTGGAGATGCGGATCGGACCTTTGTTTTGGAACAAGGGGGGAAGGTTCGTTTGATCAAGAATGGCACTCTTTTAACTTCTCCATTTATAGATCTGGGATCGGAAGGTCTGGATCTAATTTCATTCTCAGGAGAAAGAGGCTTACTCGGTCTTGCATTTCATCCAAACTATAATACAAACGGAAGATTTTGGGTGAACTATACGCGCAAATCGGATGGGGCTACCGTTGTTGCGGAATATTCCAGATCTTCTTCCGATCCTGATCTTGCAAATTCAGGTTCAGGTTCCATTCTATTTACGATAAATCAACCATTCAGTAATCATAATGGAGGAATGATGGCCTTCGATACCGGAGGTTATCTTTTGGTAGGAATGGGAGATGGGGGAGGGTCAGGTGATCCGGATAACGAGGCTCAGAATTTAGAATCTTCTCTGGGTAAGATCCTAAGAATAGACATAGATAATTATCCTACGCCTGCTCCAGGGAATAGACCCGCAACCGGATTAGAAAATCCTCATATTTGGGATTGGGGACTTAGGAATCCTTGGAGATTCAGTTTGGATAGAAGCACCGGAGATCTGTATATCGCAGACGTGGGGCAAAACGATTACGAAGAATTGAATATAGAACCCGCGAACACAGGAATCAAGAATTACGGATGGAGACTAACGGAAGGAAATCATTGTTATGACCCTTCTATCGGATGTAATACTTCGGGGATCAGTTTTCCGAAATTAGAATACAATCATTTTATAGGAAGTTCTATCACAGGCGGTTATGTGTATAGGGGATCAAACTTTCCAGAGTTAAGCGGAAGATATTTTTACGGCGATTTTATCAGGGGTAAGATCTGGTCCATTCTTTGGGATGGGACCAATATCACGGACCAGATAGAACATACTTCTGAAATGGGATTTTCTTCCAATGTATCTTCTTTCGGAGAAGATTCGAATGGAGAAGTCTACGTAGTAGACTATAACGGTAAAATTTTCCGGATCGATCTAAAATAA
- a CDS encoding FAD-dependent thymidylate synthase, translating to MEHQKPIVQLLDATTEPFNLAIASARTCYSSKGILLPEDMIRTEKSLEIRDKVAKSTKKAGHLTTRQHPHFIFTLDKVSRQFVWSFLHSHPYYNSEQVSQRYVEVKKENYYIPPTLSGKQKELYLEAVESASNAYFEFVELLHPFIQDEYFLVYKARANYPEKWQQPIKKKCLEVARYLLPLGTYTYLYHSVNGLTLHRYHRLMNSFDAPEEQRLVVEEMIEKVKEIDPLYVEEMDDPIPLEETAEYKFFKEFYQDGANEYRPEAAKNFVREFDEDMDNRYSRLVSYSSNGPEVLASSVRAVLGVSKNSLNDEEAIRLVMDPSKNKHLTSTLNETTMSPLSRAMFNVHYSFKKRISHSADSQDQRHRMVPGSRPVLMSQYTGMPDYIVPKVVLKYPQLEETYRRRMDGIFKSLNRFIEAGGSAEHASYLLPNAFPVRFYESGDLLNLHHKWRARTCYNAQEEIFQASINELVDLTKVQPEIAKWIKAPCWIRLQGDIKPYCPEGDHYCGTQVWKRELDEYDRTL from the coding sequence ATGGAACACCAGAAACCAATCGTCCAGCTTTTAGACGCGACCACAGAACCTTTCAACCTAGCCATAGCTTCTGCAAGAACCTGCTATTCTTCTAAGGGGATTTTGCTCCCCGAGGACATGATCCGCACCGAAAAATCCCTGGAGATCCGAGACAAGGTAGCCAAATCTACTAAGAAGGCAGGTCACCTCACCACAAGACAACATCCTCATTTTATATTCACTCTAGACAAGGTGTCCCGTCAGTTCGTTTGGTCCTTTCTACATTCTCATCCGTACTATAACTCGGAACAGGTGAGCCAGAGATATGTGGAGGTGAAAAAGGAAAATTATTATATCCCGCCTACTCTATCAGGAAAGCAGAAGGAACTCTATTTAGAAGCGGTTGAATCCGCGTCTAACGCGTATTTTGAATTTGTGGAACTTCTGCATCCATTCATCCAGGACGAATATTTCCTAGTATACAAAGCAAGAGCGAATTATCCTGAAAAATGGCAGCAACCGATAAAGAAGAAATGCCTGGAAGTAGCACGTTACCTTCTTCCTTTAGGAACTTATACGTATTTATATCATTCAGTGAACGGACTCACTCTGCATAGATACCATCGTTTGATGAATTCTTTCGACGCTCCGGAAGAACAACGCCTGGTTGTAGAAGAGATGATCGAAAAAGTAAAAGAGATCGATCCTCTTTATGTGGAAGAAATGGATGATCCGATCCCTCTGGAAGAAACTGCCGAGTATAAATTTTTCAAGGAATTCTACCAAGACGGCGCGAACGAATACAGACCGGAAGCGGCAAAAAATTTCGTAAGAGAATTCGACGAGGATATGGATAACCGTTATTCGAGACTAGTTTCCTATTCTTCGAATGGTCCCGAGGTTTTGGCTTCTTCCGTTCGTGCAGTTTTGGGCGTATCTAAAAATTCTCTAAACGACGAAGAAGCGATCCGACTCGTGATGGATCCTTCTAAAAATAAACATCTGACTTCTACTCTGAATGAGACTACTATGAGCCCTCTTTCCAGAGCGATGTTCAATGTGCATTATTCTTTCAAAAAAAGGATCTCTCATTCCGCGGACAGCCAAGACCAAAGACATAGAATGGTACCGGGTTCCCGTCCGGTCCTAATGAGCCAATACACGGGAATGCCGGACTATATCGTTCCTAAAGTAGTATTAAAATATCCTCAATTAGAAGAAACTTATAGAAGAAGAATGGACGGCATTTTCAAAAGCCTGAACCGTTTTATAGAAGCGGGCGGATCTGCGGAACACGCTTCTTACCTTCTTCCGAATGCTTTTCCTGTTCGTTTTTATGAAAGCGGGGATCTATTAAATCTTCATCATAAATGGAGAGCAAGGACCTGTTATAATGCTCAGGAAGAAATTTTCCAGGCTTCTATCAATGAACTCGTGGATCTAACCAAAGTACAACCTGAGATCGCAAAATGGATCAAGGCTCCTTGCTGGATCCGTTTACAAGGCGATATCAAACCGTATTGCCCTGAAGGTGACCATTATTGCGGGACTCAAGTGTGGAAAAGAGAATTGGACGAGTACGATAGAACTCTGTAA
- a CDS encoding aldo/keto reductase → MKLRKLGKNGPEVSQVGLGCMGMSDFYGTKETRSREESIATIHEALDSGINFLNTGDFYGTGHNELLISEALKGRKNKPMISVKFGGLRSPSGAFIGYDFRPNSVKNFAAHSLTRLGVDVIDIYQASRVDPEIPIEETVGAIADLIKEGYVRYLGISEASPENLRRAHKVHPVTALEVEYSLATRVIEKELLETARELGIGIVPYGVVGRGLLTGKIESHLGVPDFRSNSPRFQGKNLEANLERVSLLQELAKKKGCSTAQLAIAWVLHRGEDIIPLIGSTRRESLRENLGALSVSLSPEELGTLDGSFPEGAFQGDRYPSHLMGLVVK, encoded by the coding sequence ATGAAACTGAGGAAATTAGGAAAAAATGGCCCCGAGGTTTCCCAAGTCGGCTTGGGTTGTATGGGGATGTCGGACTTTTACGGAACAAAAGAGACCAGGAGCAGGGAAGAATCCATCGCGACCATCCATGAGGCATTGGATTCAGGGATCAATTTTCTGAATACCGGGGACTTCTACGGGACAGGTCATAACGAACTTTTGATCTCGGAAGCTTTGAAAGGAAGAAAGAACAAACCGATGATCAGCGTGAAGTTCGGCGGACTTCGCAGTCCATCCGGTGCGTTTATAGGATACGATTTTCGTCCGAACTCGGTGAAAAACTTTGCGGCACATTCTCTCACTCGACTCGGAGTAGACGTGATCGATATTTACCAGGCTTCTCGAGTCGATCCGGAAATCCCGATCGAAGAAACTGTGGGTGCGATCGCTGACCTGATCAAGGAAGGATATGTGCGTTATCTTGGAATTTCGGAAGCTTCTCCTGAAAATTTAAGAAGAGCTCATAAGGTCCATCCTGTCACCGCTTTGGAAGTGGAATATTCTTTGGCGACTCGAGTGATAGAGAAGGAACTCCTGGAAACCGCGAGAGAGCTTGGGATCGGGATCGTACCTTATGGAGTCGTAGGAAGAGGGCTTCTTACCGGAAAGATAGAAAGCCATTTGGGAGTTCCTGATTTTAGATCTAATTCTCCTCGTTTCCAGGGAAAAAACCTTGAAGCGAATTTGGAGCGTGTGAGTCTGCTTCAAGAGCTTGCAAAGAAGAAGGGCTGCAGTACCGCACAACTTGCTATCGCTTGGGTGCTTCATCGAGGAGAGGATATTATTCCTCTGATCGGTTCCACAAGAAGAGAAAGTCTTAGGGAAAATTTAGGAGCGCTTTCGGTCTCTTTAAGTCCGGAAGAACTGGGAACCCTGGATGGATCTTTTCCGGAAGGTGCCTTCCAAGGAGATAGATATCCTTCTCATCTGATGGGGCTCGTCGTTAAATGA
- a CDS encoding TetR/AcrR family transcriptional regulator, giving the protein MPKTGLKPEELQEKVLDAAEIEIRRNGVERLKLTDVARNLNLSHAALYKHFADKEALLDSISKRWLDRIDAALAEISAKTGPLEERILEWLMTLHMMKREKVQSDPRIYTAFNNSAEKTRPFVKKHIQTMYEQLEAMVQEGIQKGLFFCNTPKEGARIIFEGTSAFHHPRMVFDNIEEDRVEFLKAVVNTILSGLKSKK; this is encoded by the coding sequence ATGCCTAAAACAGGTTTAAAGCCAGAAGAACTACAAGAAAAAGTGCTCGATGCCGCAGAGATTGAGATCAGAAGGAACGGTGTCGAGCGTTTGAAACTTACAGACGTGGCTAGAAATCTAAACCTAAGCCACGCTGCCTTATATAAACATTTCGCAGACAAAGAGGCATTGTTAGATTCCATTTCCAAAAGATGGTTGGATCGTATCGATGCGGCTCTTGCGGAAATCTCAGCAAAGACCGGTCCTTTAGAAGAAAGGATCCTGGAGTGGCTAATGACACTTCATATGATGAAAAGAGAGAAGGTCCAGTCGGATCCAAGAATTTATACCGCATTCAATAATTCCGCAGAGAAAACAAGACCATTCGTCAAAAAACATATCCAAACAATGTACGAACAATTGGAAGCAATGGTCCAAGAAGGAATCCAAAAAGGATTATTTTTTTGTAATACTCCTAAAGAGGGAGCGAGGATCATTTTCGAAGGAACTTCTGCCTTCCATCATCCTCGAATGGTATTCGATAATATAGAAGAAGACAGGGTCGAATTCCTGAAAGCAGTTGTGAATACGATCCTATCCGGATTGAAGAGTAAGAAGTAA
- a CDS encoding efflux RND transporter permease subunit, whose product MIDKLIRLSIKNRIFVLILTAGITIIGLYNAYQLSIDAIPDITNVQVSVVTQSPGLSPVEVEQFITYPIEMELTGIPNVTEIRSISRTGVSSVTVIFKDGTDIYFARQLINERLRAAEAVIPKGYGSPELSPIATGLGDIYEFVLTSDRHNPEELRTYMEWELAREIKSTEGIIDVNIVGGEARQYQIKIDPQRLAVHNITLSQLCDKLETANQNTGGGYISKGPEQIVIRGESQFKTVDEIRNVAVQTERDGVPLLLGQIATVETGPALRFGLMTKDAKGEVVGATAMMLMGQNSLEVVKKVKEKIEVLRARLPEGMKIVTFYDRSEFIGRTLGTIFTNLAEAAVLVIIVLIFALGTVKGALLVSLSIPIPMLAATIFMRMFGIVGNLMSLGALDFGLLVDGTIVMLESVLHGFILKQAFYEQQNSQEDRKLAAEQIITDSCVRVARAAAFSVGIILLVYLPLMTLEGVEGRMFKPMAMTVAISLGMALLFSLTTFPAAASIIFQTPVFHHSKFWDRAEEIYMQLLDFGMANKKLFLRAGLGVFAISIILGSTLGSEFLPRIDEGEFAIDIKRLPSTSINYSRDTNTEIEKVIAHFPEVTSVVSKMGRGESAAEPIGTEEGESTVKLIPPKEWTSASSRDELMDKMKDAILKSVPSSTISLSQPIENRVNALLSGSKADVVIKIYGDDLQTLKETATKFADKIKKVPGAADLRVQRVLGLPLIQIKADRQKMARYGVAAEEILTTVESLRIGRKAGKVFEGFKRFDLVVRLQLDVSDLDKLENIPVMTSTGVTVPLGQVATIEFVEGPAAIYRESLKRRIMVETNVRGRDLVGFVNEAQKVTADIEKNLPEGYRTDWGGQFENFQRAKNRLLLVVPIALGIIFVMLIAAFGNIYYAAGVFIVVPLAVAGGIIGLVLRGLPFSIPAGVGFIAVSGIAVLNGVVYASTLKEELEKGITVSKAVLSAGLHSLRPVMTTEIIAAVGFIPMAISTMAGAEVQRPLATVVIFGVIVATVLSRVLLPIVMEFLLNIYQDQERRKEARKRKLESEFQASRAQERIPQTLEEVSWETEETQEEPEEVISSKSKRSKNGLKKKK is encoded by the coding sequence ATGATAGATAAACTGATACGTCTCTCCATTAAGAACAGGATTTTTGTACTGATACTCACTGCAGGAATCACCATAATAGGTTTGTATAATGCGTATCAACTTTCTATCGACGCGATCCCGGACATTACAAACGTTCAGGTTTCCGTAGTCACTCAGTCTCCCGGTCTTTCTCCCGTAGAGGTAGAACAGTTCATCACTTATCCGATAGAGATGGAACTCACCGGAATTCCTAACGTAACTGAGATCCGTTCTATTTCCAGAACCGGAGTGAGTAGTGTTACGGTTATCTTCAAAGACGGAACGGATATTTATTTTGCAAGACAGCTTATCAACGAAAGATTGAGAGCTGCAGAGGCAGTGATCCCTAAAGGTTATGGCAGCCCTGAACTTTCTCCGATTGCGACAGGTCTTGGGGACATTTATGAATTCGTTCTAACAAGCGATCGTCATAATCCGGAAGAACTCAGGACCTATATGGAATGGGAACTTGCAAGAGAGATCAAATCCACCGAAGGGATTATCGACGTAAATATCGTAGGAGGGGAAGCTAGACAATACCAAATCAAAATAGATCCCCAAAGATTAGCAGTTCATAATATTACATTATCCCAGCTTTGCGATAAATTAGAGACAGCCAACCAGAACACGGGAGGAGGTTATATTTCCAAAGGTCCTGAACAAATCGTGATCCGAGGAGAAAGCCAATTCAAAACTGTGGATGAGATCCGTAACGTTGCCGTCCAGACGGAAAGAGACGGGGTCCCGCTTCTTTTAGGACAGATCGCGACGGTGGAAACCGGCCCGGCACTTCGTTTCGGACTTATGACCAAAGATGCAAAAGGAGAAGTTGTAGGCGCCACTGCAATGATGCTCATGGGCCAAAACTCCTTGGAAGTGGTAAAAAAAGTCAAAGAAAAGATAGAAGTATTAAGAGCAAGACTTCCGGAAGGAATGAAGATCGTAACCTTCTATGATCGTTCCGAATTTATCGGAAGAACATTAGGTACCATCTTCACAAACCTAGCGGAAGCCGCGGTGCTTGTGATCATCGTTTTGATCTTTGCACTCGGAACCGTAAAAGGTGCATTACTTGTCAGCTTATCCATTCCGATCCCGATGCTTGCCGCTACAATATTCATGAGAATGTTCGGTATCGTCGGTAACTTGATGTCTCTAGGGGCATTGGACTTCGGACTCTTGGTGGACGGAACCATTGTGATGTTGGAATCGGTTCTTCATGGTTTTATCTTAAAACAAGCATTCTACGAACAACAGAATTCACAAGAGGATAGAAAACTCGCGGCAGAACAGATCATCACGGACTCATGTGTTAGAGTGGCAAGAGCCGCAGCATTTTCCGTAGGGATCATCTTGTTGGTATACCTACCTCTCATGACATTAGAAGGTGTAGAAGGCAGAATGTTCAAACCTATGGCGATGACTGTTGCAATCTCCCTGGGTATGGCGCTTTTATTTTCTCTTACCACCTTCCCTGCAGCGGCAAGCATCATATTCCAAACTCCGGTATTCCATCATAGCAAGTTCTGGGACAGAGCGGAAGAGATCTATATGCAGCTTCTCGACTTCGGAATGGCGAATAAAAAGTTATTTTTAAGAGCCGGTTTAGGAGTATTTGCAATTTCTATAATATTAGGATCTACTTTAGGATCGGAATTCCTTCCACGTATAGACGAGGGGGAATTTGCGATAGATATCAAAAGACTTCCTTCTACTTCCATCAATTATTCCAGAGATACCAATACTGAAATAGAAAAGGTGATCGCCCATTTCCCGGAAGTGACAAGCGTAGTGAGTAAGATGGGTAGAGGTGAATCGGCGGCCGAACCGATTGGAACGGAAGAAGGTGAATCCACTGTAAAACTTATTCCTCCTAAAGAATGGACATCTGCTTCTTCTCGTGACGAGCTCATGGATAAAATGAAGGACGCGATCTTAAAATCCGTTCCTTCCAGCACGATCTCACTTTCACAACCGATCGAGAACAGGGTAAACGCACTTCTTTCCGGATCCAAAGCGGACGTTGTGATCAAAATTTACGGGGATGATCTACAAACATTAAAGGAGACTGCAACAAAATTCGCGGATAAGATCAAAAAAGTCCCTGGTGCAGCTGACTTAAGAGTACAAAGAGTACTCGGACTTCCTTTAATCCAGATCAAAGCGGACAGACAAAAGATGGCACGCTACGGAGTTGCCGCAGAAGAAATTTTAACCACTGTTGAATCATTACGAATCGGAAGAAAGGCGGGAAAAGTATTCGAAGGATTCAAACGATTCGACTTAGTTGTTCGTCTCCAATTGGATGTTTCTGATCTGGATAAACTGGAAAATATTCCGGTTATGACTTCTACAGGCGTCACGGTTCCTTTGGGACAAGTAGCGACCATCGAATTCGTGGAAGGCCCCGCGGCAATTTACAGAGAATCCTTAAAACGCAGGATCATGGTTGAGACTAACGTGAGAGGAAGAGACTTAGTAGGTTTCGTAAACGAAGCACAAAAAGTAACGGCAGACATAGAAAAAAATCTACCGGAAGGTTATAGAACGGATTGGGGCGGCCAGTTCGAGAACTTCCAAAGAGCAAAGAACAGATTATTACTCGTTGTACCTATCGCACTCGGGATCATATTCGTGATGTTAATCGCCGCATTCGGAAATATTTATTATGCAGCCGGAGTATTTATAGTAGTACCTCTTGCAGTTGCCGGAGGGATCATTGGCCTTGTTCTTAGAGGCCTTCCTTTTAGTATTCCTGCAGGTGTCGGATTTATCGCGGTAAGTGGTATTGCAGTATTGAACGGGGTCGTATACGCCTCCACTCTCAAAGAAGAATTGGAAAAAGGGATTACCGTCTCCAAAGCGGTATTGTCCGCTGGACTTCATTCTCTTAGACCAGTAATGACAACCGAGATCATCGCCGCAGTCGGATTTATTCCGATGGCGATTTCCACAATGGCGGGAGCGGAAGTCCAAAGACCTTTGGCAACTGTGGTGATCTTCGGAGTAATCGTTGCGACTGTTCTGTCTAGAGTACTTCTTCCTATCGTGATGGAATTCCTGCTGAATATTTACCAAGACCAGGAAAGAAGAAAAGAAGCTCGTAAAAGAAAATTAGAGTCCGAGTTCCAAGCTTCCAGGGCCCAAGAAAGAATTCCTCAGACTTTAGAAGAAGTTTCCTGGGAAACAGAAGAGACCCAAGAAGAGCCGGAAGAAGTGATAAGTTCCAAATCAAAACGTTCCAAAAACGGATTGAAGAAGAAAAAGTAA
- a CDS encoding class I SAM-dependent methyltransferase — protein MQTPESHYENFLAEKYSWMLGDLSIQEKDQLELFRSFEISPQGNGVAWDLGAGSGIQSIPLEELGFQVLAIDFSEKLLSEIKARKPDTKIRTKIADIRSRDLYQGVSPEILLCMGDTITHLESEKDWEVTVSLWSSFLSPGSKLILGYRDLSYGKPGDKNIFVVRSEESRIFTCQLQFAQNRVDITDIFHEKSDKGWTVSSSSYNKLILPFDDLIRTLTRKNFELKRKDEKNGMKFLLFEKF, from the coding sequence ATGCAAACTCCAGAATCACATTATGAGAACTTTTTAGCCGAAAAATATTCCTGGATGCTCGGAGATCTTTCCATCCAGGAAAAGGATCAACTAGAGTTATTCAGATCTTTTGAAATTTCTCCCCAAGGGAACGGAGTCGCCTGGGATCTAGGAGCAGGAAGCGGGATACAATCCATTCCATTGGAAGAATTAGGATTTCAAGTTTTAGCAATAGACTTCAGCGAAAAATTATTATCCGAGATCAAGGCCAGAAAACCGGATACAAAGATCAGGACCAAGATTGCAGATATCCGATCCAGGGATCTATACCAAGGAGTTTCTCCCGAAATCCTTTTGTGTATGGGAGATACGATCACTCATTTGGAGTCTGAAAAAGATTGGGAAGTCACCGTAAGTCTTTGGTCTAGTTTTCTTTCTCCGGGAAGTAAATTAATTTTAGGTTATAGAGATCTGAGTTACGGAAAGCCGGGAGATAAGAATATTTTTGTGGTTCGTTCAGAAGAATCCAGAATTTTCACCTGCCAATTACAATTCGCTCAAAATAGAGTAGATATTACGGATATATTTCATGAGAAGTCGGATAAAGGTTGGACCGTTTCTTCCAGTTCGTATAACAAACTGATACTTCCTTTCGATGATCTGATCAGGACCCTGACTCGGAAAAATTTCGAACTGAAAAGAAAGGATGAGAAAAACGGGATGAAGTTTTTACTTTTTGAAAAGTTTTGA